In Ahaetulla prasina isolate Xishuangbanna chromosome 5, ASM2864084v1, whole genome shotgun sequence, the following are encoded in one genomic region:
- the TBL1X gene encoding F-box-like/WD repeat-containing protein TBL1X, with protein MSITSDEVNFLVYRYLQESGFSHSAFTFGIESHISQSNINGTLVPPAALISILQKGLQYVEAEISINEDGTVFDGRPIESLSLIDAVMPDVVQTRQQAFREKLAQQQASAATAVVTTTTTATAVTTTTTATTTTIAIPQQNTPKTGEATVNGEENGAHAINNHSKPMEIDGDVEIPSNKATVLRGHESEVFICAWNPVSDLLASGSGDSTARIWNLNENSNGSSTQLVLRHCIREGGHDVPSNKDVTSLDWNSDGTLLATGSYDGFARIWTEDGNLASTLGQHKGPIFALKWNKKGNYILSAGVDKTTIIWDAHTGEAKQQFPFHSAPALDVDWQNNTTFASCSTDMCIHVCRLGCDRPVKTFQGHTNEVNAIKWDPSGMLLASCSDDMTLKIWSMKQDTCVHDLQAHNKEIYTIKWSPTGPGTSNPNCNIMLASASFDSTVRLWDVERGICTHTLTKHQEPVYSVAFSPDGKYLASGSFDKCVHIWNTQSGTLVHSYRGTGGIFEVCWNARGDKVGASASDGSVCVLDLRK; from the exons GTTTCTCCCATTCCGCCTTTACATTTGGAATAGAGAGTCATATTAGCCAATCCAACATCAATGGAACACTAGTGCCACCTGCTGCCCTTATCTCTATACTTCAGAAAGGCCTACAGTATGTGGAAGCAGAGATAAGCATCAATGAG GATGGTACAGTGTTTGATGGTAGACCTATCGAGTCCTTATCTTTGATAGATGCAGTAATGCCTGATGTAGTGCAAACTCGGCAGCAGGCTTTCAGGGAGAAATTAGCACAGCAACAAGCTAGTGCAGCAACAGCTGtagttacaacaacaacaacagcaacagcagtcACAACTACTACAACAGCCACAACAACAACTATTGCTATCCCACAGCAAAATACACCAAAGACTGGAGAAGCCACTGTGAATGGAGAGGAGAATGGGGCACATGCAATAA ATAATCACTCAAAACCAATGGAAATCGATGGGGATGTTGAAATTCCTTCTAATAAAGCAACAGTTCTTCGGGGTCATGAATCAGAGGTGTTTATCTGTGCCTGGAATCCTGTCAGTGATCTACTAGCATCAGG ATCTGGTGATTCCACTGCCAGAATATGGAATCTTAATGAAAACAGCAATGGTAGTTCCACACAACTAGTTTTGAGGCACTGTATAAGAGAAGGAGGGCATGATGTTCCCAGCAATAAAGATGTAACATCACTAGACTGGAAT aGTGATGGAACACTCTTGGCTACTGGATCATATGATGGCTTTGCAAGAATATGGACGGAAGATG GAAATCTTGCAAGCACCTTAGGGCAACATAAAGGGCCCATCTTTGCTCTGAAGTGGAACAAAAAGGGAAATTACATTTTAAGTGCTGGCGTTGATAAA ACAACAATAATTTGGGATGCTCATACAGGTGAAGCTAAACAACAGTTTCCTTTCCACTCAG CCCCAGCCCTGGACGTAGATTGGCAGAATAATACTACCTTTGCATCGTGCAGCACTGATATGTGCATACATGTATGCAGACTTGGCTGTGATCGTCCAGTCAAAACCTTTCAAGGCCACACG AATGAGGTCAATGCAATTAAATGGGATCCTTCTGGTATGCTTCTAGCATCCTGCTCAGATGATATGACGTTAAAG ATTTGGAGTATGAAGCAAGACACTTGTGTACATGACCTTCAAGCACATAACAAAGAGATTTATACTATCAAATGGAGCCCAACAGGACCAGGTACCAGCAACCCAAACTGCAACATTATGTTGGCAAG TGCTTCATTTGATTCTACTGTTCGGTTGTGGGATGTAGAAAGAGGTATCTGCACTCACACGTTAACAAAACATCAAGAACCTGTCTACAGTGTAGCTTTTAGTCCTGATGGAAAATATTTAGCAAGTGGATCCTTCGACAAATGTGTTCATATATGGAATACTCAG AGTGGGACTCTAGTACATAGCTACAGAGGCACCGGTGGAATATTTGAAGTCTGCTGGAATGCTAGAGGAGACAAAGTCGGAGCCAGTGCTTCCGATGGATCG GTGTGTGTTCTAGACCtgcgaaaataa